In marine bacterium B5-7, the following are encoded in one genomic region:
- the sfcA gene encoding NAD-dependent malic enzyme — MINLEVTTDNNGKQSIKTSLSGKDLLTNPQLNKSTAFTDDERKAFGLIGKLPHRVETLEEQLDRAYQQFLHFEGNLQKNIYLNALLDINQHLFYALVSRHLDEMMPVIYTPIVGNAVKQFSKEFRRPRGLYISYPDREHIRDMLRNRTNPHIDLIVVTDGEGVLGIGDQGIGGMDIPIAKLMVYTLCGGISPFRTLPIQLDVGTNNETLLNDPLYLGWREKRLSKEKYDEFIQMFVEIVTEEFPNLYLHWEDLGTRNARHNLEKYREQLCTFNDDMQGTGVVTLAVINAATKALNEKMSDHRVVVYGAGAAGTGIAEQIYDVMRREGLSHEEAKSKFWLIDRYGLIKVGMDHLNDAKRFFARDPAESADWAHGEDGFVNLATTVDHVKPTILIGCSAQSGAFTEGIIKHIAAHVEHPIILPLSNPTEKAEATPKDIMQWTNNKAYIATGSPFAPVKYEGISYRIAQCNNALVFPGIGLGVLACRATRLTDNMLWAACEALSVCSPVLSDPTQPVLPTLSEAPEIAKKIAAAVMRQAMDDGVADKQSDAEIEVLIKENFWQPEYLPYELMG, encoded by the coding sequence ATGATTAATTTAGAAGTCACCACAGATAACAATGGAAAACAAAGTATAAAAACCTCATTGAGCGGGAAAGATCTGTTAACCAATCCGCAACTGAATAAAAGCACGGCCTTTACCGATGATGAGCGTAAAGCATTTGGCCTCATTGGGAAATTACCGCATCGCGTAGAAACATTGGAAGAGCAACTTGATCGCGCTTATCAGCAATTTTTACATTTTGAAGGTAACCTACAAAAAAACATCTATTTGAATGCCTTACTGGATATCAATCAACATTTGTTTTACGCCCTAGTTTCACGTCATCTTGACGAAATGATGCCCGTCATTTACACCCCAATTGTGGGTAATGCTGTTAAGCAGTTTAGTAAAGAATTTCGTCGACCACGGGGTTTATATATCAGCTACCCCGATCGCGAACACATCCGCGACATGTTACGTAACCGGACCAATCCACATATTGATTTGATTGTGGTAACCGATGGTGAGGGCGTGTTAGGCATTGGCGATCAAGGGATTGGTGGTATGGATATCCCTATTGCTAAACTGATGGTTTACACGCTATGCGGTGGTATCAGTCCCTTCCGTACTTTGCCTATTCAGTTAGATGTGGGTACAAACAACGAAACCTTGCTAAACGACCCATTGTATTTAGGCTGGAGGGAAAAACGTCTTAGCAAAGAAAAATATGATGAATTCATTCAGATGTTTGTTGAAATAGTTACAGAAGAGTTCCCTAATTTATATTTGCATTGGGAAGACTTGGGAACACGCAATGCACGCCATAACTTAGAAAAATATCGCGAGCAATTGTGTACCTTTAACGATGATATGCAGGGCACGGGCGTTGTAACACTTGCTGTGATTAATGCAGCGACAAAGGCATTAAATGAAAAAATGTCTGATCATCGTGTTGTTGTTTATGGTGCTGGTGCCGCTGGCACAGGCATCGCCGAACAAATTTATGATGTCATGCGCCGAGAAGGTTTAAGCCATGAAGAAGCAAAGTCAAAATTCTGGTTAATCGATCGTTATGGCTTAATTAAAGTCGGCATGGACCATTTGAATGACGCCAAACGTTTCTTCGCACGCGATCCAGCAGAATCTGCTGACTGGGCTCATGGTGAAGATGGATTTGTCAATCTAGCGACGACAGTAGATCACGTAAAACCAACCATTTTAATTGGTTGTTCTGCGCAATCTGGGGCATTCACAGAAGGCATTATTAAGCACATTGCTGCGCATGTTGAGCACCCGATTATTTTACCTTTATCCAACCCCACAGAAAAAGCTGAAGCGACGCCAAAAGATATTATGCAATGGACGAATAATAAAGCTTATATTGCTACCGGCAGCCCTTTTGCACCCGTTAAATATGAAGGCATCAGCTATCGTATTGCGCAATGCAACAATGCACTCGTCTTTCCAGGTATTGGTTTAGGTGTTCTTGCTTGTCGCGCAACACGTTTAACAGACAACATGCTGTGGGCTGCTTGTGAAGCGCTCAGTGTGTGTTCTCCCGTCTTGAGCGATCCGACACAACCCGTGTTACCCACATTGAGTGAAGCACCTGAAATTGCGAAGAAAATTGCTGCTGCTGTAATGAGGCAGGCCATGGATGATGGTGTTGCCGATAAACAATCTGATGCGGAGATAGAGGTGCTCATCAAAGAAAACTTCTGGCAACCTGAATATTTGCCGTATGAATTGATGGGGTAA